In Plasmodium coatneyi strain Hackeri chromosome 8, complete sequence, the genomic stretch cATGCAGGAGGGTGTTGTCCAGGTCGAGAACCAGACACAATTTTCTATTCTTAATAATGTTGCTAATTCGTTCCTTCTCCAAATCGATCACCTTATCGGTGTTTATGTATAGATCCTTCTCGTTGGTTAAAAACCCAGGGGatagaaaatatttctgttccttcctatttttgtTAATCTCTTCCTGGTTTAAAAAGCAGTTGGTACATAATCCCGAGAAAATGACTTCGTGCTTGCACATTTCATCACTAATTTCGCATAACAATTCGTTGGGACTGTTAATGTGGAtgtattcctccttttccaaaAGTGGGTTCTGTTTTATTATACGGATTCTGCCATGGTTGCTACTTCGCAAAGTCACATAGCTGTTTTGTTTTATGTCACAGTTGTTTCTATTGTTTAGAATTAAATTAatgaagttatttttttcatttctcgACTCGTTTTGTCCCCCCTCCGAATGGTTATTAACTATGTTGAGGTTGTCTCTGCTGTCTGTGGTTGTTTCCCTGTTTGGGAAGGTACCCTGGCTGGTCACATCATCAATTGCATCCTTGTCTACCCCATCGGCCACATCCCTTAGAAGGTTCTCTGTGTAATGATCCGGTAAACTGCTGCGTATTCCTTCACACACATTTGTGAGCGTATTTTCGCAGCCGTTACCATTTTGACTTGCTAAACCGGTTGCCCCTTCTACGTTTTCCGTTTTCCCATAAGGTGTAACTTCCGTTTCGGGGCTTTCCAAATGGAAGTTCCTCCCATCGGAAGATCCTTCCCCTGTGGGCCACTCCCCTATGAGGGGTCCCTCCGTGTGCGATTCTGCCGTTCGCTCCACGTCGATGCGGTCCTGCCCCGTCTCAATGACAAAGGCAATTATTTGGTTCGAGCTAACTATGGTGTTGTTATCTACGGCCCATTTTAACTTGCACGGCAGAGCTATGTTGGGgggcaaaaatatttttcccgtatccattaaaaaaaacaaataaataaaatgagaaaatgcAAGAAAGTATAATACGATAATGTAAGgacaaattttaattaaaaaaaaaaggaataggaaCCCTTATTGACAAAATTTAGCAAAACAATTTCATCGTTGTAAgttgaaaaggagaagaaaaacggAGCCAACGGTTGGGGAAGGGAAGTATAAAACTAGGTATGCATATTCCCCTATGCTGTGCATTCCCAATGGAGGATGGTTGCCATGCACAGTTGTAACGGAAACAAACGGGTGGCggaaaaacgcaaaatgCGGTTCTCTCAGCGGTTGGGACATAAAAGGAAACGCTTAAGAGAGGCTTTTATTAATGGTATTGATGGGGTGGTAAAAGTAGAAGAGATACGGAGGGCGGAAGGGGGCTTATTTCCccacgtacatatatgtttttacattcacatgcatatgtgcgTACGTATGCATCCATGTACTACTCATGTGCCCCCTCATTCGTGTCACCCTGGGCACATAAACTGAAGAGCGCACCTTCCCTTTAAAACGAAGATTGCTCACTTTTTCAGCTCACGCAAATCTTCAATGTTTCAAAATTACGCGCGAAGAACGGGTTAGTGGGTGTTGtgcttttttcatcttcGCAATCACCcatacaaaatggaaattaaaaacagAGCTCTGGAATACATATGCAGGAACATATGTTGGGGGAagttttacgaaaaaatatttttttgaaaaaaatgtcatagcttttttcttgtacatatattttttgtatccattttgcgtttattttttatttacagtTCCGTCGCTGTACCTGCctatatctttttttttttttttttttttcccatactTTTGTGCAGAACCCCgatcttcccattttgtggtgcgtttccattttttaaaaacctGTTTGGTTTGGcttgctcattttttgttctttcccaAATGAGTTTTACTTTGATTTTTAGTTTGCTTTTCTGCCCGCGTTaagcctttttcttttcgaaGAAAGATATAATGGGACGCACCTCAATTAGACTGCCGCGGTTTTATCCTATTATGCAAATGTATACGTAAACGTCACCGCAAAGGGTTAAATGTGCCTGCagtgtgtgttttttcttttttcctctttttaaagaaCAATCCTCCCACGTACAGACAGATAAAAATGAGCATATTGCGCTTTTACGTGGCATTCGCCTTGTAGATGACTATAGACCTCATTGCTATACAATCATcagtgtggaaaaaaagaacgagcCGTGTTgaagtcatttttttaacattacaTTTTCAACCATGCAATTTcggaaaaatggagaaaacaaaaaaaagcagttgCTTTAgatgaatggaaggaaatcccctttaagggaaaaataatggCACACAAAAATAAGCGCATAGATTGCACATACCTCCGATTTGGCAGCactcttaattttttttctaattttttaacactAATAAGGAATCGTTTCCGTTTTTACCTTGCCTTTGTGTCGTcagttttttccattcctatTTCTACTTCCCTTAAATTTTCAAAGGGCAAGAAAAATAACTACAGTTGCGTGGGAGAGAGTACCAAGCGGTACACGCATGGGCATACGCGTATTTATACATTTGGACATACAGGCACAAATGTTTGGGCGATTCCCCCAAATGTTCCTTTTCAGGCCAGCGAAAAGGGTAGAAAAAGGTACACCTTGGCTTGGCAAAGCGCCTACCTAAAATTAGATGCTTGGAAATAAATGTGCGCGAGACGCGTTTGGTGAATTCCTATATCTGCTGGAAAACACATCCAAGGGGGTTCATAGAAGacacaatttgaaaaaataaatgaaagggTATAATCgaacggggaaaaaataaccccccacatgtgtgcattttttgcacCGCAACACTTGGCCCCTTTGTCTGTTTAAACTTTTCTCTGTTTGGATAAATGGCTGTCTGTTTAAGGGTCCACGCGAGTGGTTAAAACGgttattcacattttcacatttatagTAGAtgctcaaaaaaagaaagtgagGAGGAGGTTCGTTCTTTACATTTACGGGTACATATTCTGAAATAGGTGAAAAATTCCATTTTAACTTCGCCCCTTTATTGAGACGCACCCCAAAAATGGTTCATTTCGGCTGGGTAGAGTAAGTACCCTTCCACAGGCATTCATTAccaaaatttgttttttctccacagCTTATTTTCCCCGCgatgcttttttttaggatAAACAAAATTTAGGCTCACAAATTGGATAAGCTAATATACGATGGGCATGCCTGTGGGGGAGGTTCTAATGAAAATAATGGGTTCATTTCCTCTCTCCGTAATTATAActtcatgaaaaaaaaaaaaaaaaaaaaaaaaaatgccttctTCCATATgatcgttttcttttttttttttttttttccctttttgcgaATTAAGTTATTGCTCCCCGCAAGATGCAAATTAAGAAGCATCGCCCCTGAGTGCTCGCCGAAATGGAGAGTGGCCCCAGCATATATACGATTATGCACGTATATATAGCACGtacatttgcatatatatatgcatgcccCATAATTGTATGCCTCTTACATATGTTTACTCTTTGTCCTTAGATACCCTCGCCCTAGCAAAGCTGCATGATGCTCCCCCTCGTTTTTGCCAGGCAAGCATAAAAACGCCCTCCTGCGCATCGCGTACTAATTCAGCGAAAGATTAGTTGAACTTTGATAACATTCTGCAATTTAGCTTGTTGGCGCTGTGGGTTCGGGGCTGGAATAAAACGGTATCTGTAGATTCTACATTAACTTTGCTTCTTCTGATCCTCTACGTGAGACCTGTTCCATACCCCTCTGAGCCGTGGCGCATCTTCTTTTGGCAACCACCACTACCCCCTTTCATCATCTTTTTTGCGTAATAATGGAGGGCGGTGACTACGACAAGATACTGGTTCTGAACTTCGGTTCACAGTACTTCCACCTAATCGTGAAGCGGCTAAATAATATCAAAATATTTAGCGAGACAAGGGACTATGGAATTGACctgaaggaagtaaaagagTTAAATATTAAGGGAGTCATTCTGTCTGGAGGTCCCCACTCCGTTACGGAGGAGAATGCGCCTCACTTGGATAAACAAGTgttggaatattttttggaaaaaaaaatccccatTTTTGCCATATGTTATGGAATGCAAGAAATAGCTGTACAAATGAATGGTCAAGTGAACAAGTCCAAAAATTCAGAATATGGATGTACCGACGTGAACATAATAAcaagtaaaaataagaatgaagaaaaatataagaatttCAAGCTGGTGGATGGAGATGGAAAAGGCAGCAAATGTATCCTTTTCGATGgcataaaaaatgcagaaaaaagtACCGTATGGATGAACCATACAGATGAAGTGACAAAAATTccggacaatttttttcttgtaaatTCTACGGATGACTGCTTAATATGTGCCATGTACAATGaggaatataatatatatggagTCCAGTACCACCCAGAGGTGTATGAATCCCTGGATGGAGACCAAAtgttttacaattttgccTACAAGATTTgtaaatgcacaaaaaaattcgatCCAATTCGATATCACGAAATTGAGCTGAACAATATAAAGAAATACGCACATGACCATTACGTAATTGCTGCCATGTCTGGGGGAATTGACAGCACTGTCGCTGCTGCAtttacacataaaatattCAAAGAAAGATTTTACGGCATTTTCATAGATAATGGAttgttaagaaaaaatgaaggcgAACAAGTGTACTCATTCTTAAAGGGCCTATTCCCAGATATGAATTTAACCAAAATTGATGCAtccgaaatttttttaaataatttaaaaggtGTTACCGATCCAgagcagaaaaggaaaattattggaaaattatttatcgaagaatttgaaaaggCAGTAAAGAACATAAACATTGATATTGAAAAAACGTATCTCCTACAGGGAACTTTATATCCAGATATTATCGAAAGCAAATGTTCGAAAAAGCTGTCCGATACGATTAAAACGCATCATAATGTAGGAGGGCTAccagaaaatttaaaattcaaACTATTTGAACCTTTTAAATATTTGTTCAAAGATGACGTGAAGACATTATCCAAAGAGTTAAATTTACCAGAGGAAATTACAAACAGACATCCCTTCCCAGGACCTGGATTGGCCATCAGGGTTATTGGAGAAATCGACAAGCATAAATTAAGTATCCTCAGAGAAGTGGatgatatttttataaaagatTTAAAGGCTTATAATTTATACAACGATATCAGCCAAGCCTTTGCTGTTTTGTTGCCCACCAAATCTGTCGGTGTAAGGGGCGATGCGCGATCGTACGATTATGTGTGCTCCCTCAGGGCAGTTAAAACGTCTTCCTTCATGACCGCCAGCTGGTATAAAATTCCGTAcgacattttggaaaaaatctCCACGCGTATTTTAAGCGAAGTTAAGGGAATCAACAGGATTCTCTACGACATTTCCTCCAAGCCTCCTGCGACGATCGAGTTTGAATAAGCGCACAGCGAAGCGGTAGGGGGGATACGTACTTTACGGGTGACTCATTACAGATACTATCCAAATTGG encodes the following:
- a CDS encoding Gmp synthetase, yielding MEGGDYDKILVLNFGSQYFHLIVKRLNNIKIFSETRDYGIDLKEVKELNIKGVILSGGPHSVTEENAPHLDKQVLEYFLEKKIPIFAICYGMQEIAVQMNGQVNKSKNSEYGCTDVNIITSKNKNEEKYKNFKLVDGDGKGSKCILFDGIKNAEKSTVWMNHTDEVTKIPDNFFLVNSTDDCLICAMYNEEYNIYGVQYHPEVYESLDGDQMFYNFAYKICKCTKKFDPIRYHEIELNNIKKYAHDHYVIAAMSGGIDSTVAAAFTHKIFKERFYGIFIDNGLLRKNEGEQVYSFLKGLFPDMNLTKIDASEIFLNNLKGVTDPEQKRKIIGKLFIEEFEKAVKNINIDIEKTYLLQGTLYPDIIESKCSKKLSDTIKTHHNVGGLPENLKFKLFEPFKYLFKDDVKTLSKELNLPEEITNRHPFPGPGLAIRVIGEIDKHKLSILREVDDIFIKDLKAYNLYNDISQAFAVLLPTKSVGVRGDARSYDYVCSLRAVKTSSFMTASWYKIPYDILEKISTRILSEVKGINRILYDISSKPPATIEFE